Sequence from the Cuniculiplasma divulgatum genome:
GTGTTCGCAATGCTGGCCTCTGGAGGTGTCGCATTACAGCATGGAGGGCAGATAGCATCATCGGGCGTACATGCCGTAAACAGTACCGGAAACGTATCTGAAATATCTTACAATCTTTCTCCTGAATACAATCTCACTTCTCTTGGAGAGCCGCGACTGAATGCATCCGGAGGATGGTCATCTCTTAGAAACGTAATAAACTCGAGACTTGACAGTTCTTCTGTTCCCTCGTATGCCAGATATCTTCCGAACTTTGCAGTGGGTCCTGAAATTCAAAATGGGAATGTACTGCCTTCATACACGTCAGCCCCGGCCCCAATGGGACTTTCCAGCTATGGCCTGATGAACCAGTCAGGAACCCTTGTCCCGTATACCTACAGCACGTCCAGCTTTCAGGGAACAATAAATCTTTCTTCTGTTCAGGAGTTCTATATGGGATCTGATGCACCACACAGCTTCTCCATACAGTTGAACTCTGTGCTCAACAACGTTACGCTGTTTGGAGTCACAGGGTACCAGTACTGGACCCAGAATGTTGTTGATTATTCATCCATGACGGGCCAGCTGACCTTTGTTGATAACATATGGAACTTCTCATCACCATCTGCAGTGATAAATGGCAATGAGTTCCACTCCTACAATGGCACAGTGGTTCCAGGCGTTTACTATTACGATATTGGACCAACACTGCATATCAAACCGCCATTCACTCTGAGCCTTTACCTCAATACCACCACACTTGGCAACAGGAACACTGTCTTCTTCAATTACTCAATTTCCGGCAGGCTTGAGAACGGGACATTGATCAGCAAAAGCGGGAGTTATGACCAGGTGCAGTTCAACTCCTCCTCTCCCGGTTCCGGACCCATTCCTTCAGCAGATTTTCAGGTGAGTGGAAGCCACCTTACAGGCACAGGATTCATACCAATGGATGCAGAGTTCATAATTGGCGGTCCGGGCGGCGGATCAACGGCAGACTTCTACAACATAAGCGGAAGCATGTCCCTGGATTATCGTAACAGTTCCGGGAGATACACCCCCGTGGGATCAGCATACAACGCAGGTTCCGAGACTGGTGAAACATCCTCAGGCATAGGCATGTACTATTCCAACCACACTGCATACCTGTCAACGGGACCGTCTTTTGTGGAAGGACTCTGGAACATTTCCAATAATCCAGGTGTGGTTTCTATCCAGGGCAGGGTTGGCCCTTCAAATGCCTTTGTTATGGTGAGTGATTCCAGAGTGATGAACAACGCCACTGCACAGTGGGCTCCAGCTGGCACATACGGCAATTTCGATTACCATATCTCTCCGGGAAATTATTCCATGGAATTCCTCCTGAGCTACCATAATCCATCTTTCGTGAATGACATGACACTTTTGTCCGGATATACGCATAACGTTGGAACCATCTCACTGGGAGTCAATTTCTCAAGAGGGGTATACACACCGCTGTATTCATTCAGCAATGCACAGTTAAGAAACCTCAGTAATGCTGGCAATGGCACTGCTTCGAGCCCATTCCAGATACCTGGGCCACTGGAACTTGCAGCAAATGGCATCCCAGCTCAGGCACAGCTCAGTTCTGTCTTCAGCAGGGTGAATGATTATCTATACCCGGTCTTCTATGGCATCATCCAAACCAACACGACAAATTATACCCTCTACAACGGATTCCGCACTGCCCAGGGAAATTCGCCATTTGAGATTTCACTACCACTCACTGACCTTGCTTCCATTACACAGGAATTTGATGTGCCCACGGTGAATTTCCTCCCTGAGGTGTTCTATGCAGCATCAAATGTAACAATTTCAAATTCAACTATCTCGGGATGGTTCAGCACCATAGTGTATAACAACTACACACTGGACAATGTACCGCCTGTCGCTTCCCTTATGCTGTGGAACACCACTCACTCCTTAATTGAAAGGAACAGTGTGGAAAGCCAGGGATCAGGTATCCTCATTTATAACCAGAACTCCACCATATCTGATAACTATGTGTGGAATAACACATTCTCAAACTACCCCTATGTCTATGCGGGTGACTATTACGGATACGCTCCCATAGGTTTGGTGGTTGAAAGCTCCGGGAACACAATTTACAACAATGAGTTCACGTCCACAATTCCACTTGTGAGCATAAGCGGAAGGGGAGCCAATATTTACAATGGCGGGAATGCCACTTACACCGACAGATTCAACATTACAAGGGAAAGTTCCAGCAAACTTGCACACTTCAACGGCGTGACCCTCTCCGGAAGCATCCTTAACACATCATACCAGGGTGGAAATTACTTCTACAACTACTTTGGAAATGGAACTGTGCCGTACAACGGGTCCGGGGTCGGCTTTGTTTTCAACGGCCAGGGGATTTTCAATGGAAGCATGAATGATGGCTACAGTTATAACCCTCTGACCCTGCCTTCCTATGCCACCAACGTTACAGCCACCGGGCTTCCAGCCAGCACTGAGACATATTTTGACCTAAACAATGCCATCTACAACATAAGTTATGGACAGCATTATACAGTGTACCTGCCCAATGGAACCTATTTTCTTTCAGGATTTGCCCTTGTTAGCCCTCAGGTAGAATTTTTGCCGTCAACCTACATGGGGAAGCTTCTTCTCACCGTCGGTTCCTTCCAGGCTCTTGGACCTGTGATGAACATCACTCTCAGGTATGAAGAGTACGTGAATCTGACTGTTACGGAGCGGGGTCTCCCGGCCGGCACTCAGTGGGGCTTTTCCGTTCCAGCCGCAGGTGAAGGGTTTGAGCTGGCCTCGGACAACATTTCCATGTTCCTCCCTGCGAGTCAGGAGTATGAGATCATTCCCCAGTCAGTTTCAGGATATTATTCTTCACCGCTCGATATTGGTCCGCTTTACAGCCCGGGAACCGCTACCCTCACATACAGCAGACTTCCAGCCAGCATATCAGGCAATTTCACCGTAATCTTTTCAGAGAGCGGACTGGCGGGCGGGACAGTGTGGAAAATCCAGATAGGCCAGCAGACCTTTTCAACAACAAACAGCACAATGGCAATATATGGCTTTGAGAACGGCAATTATTCCTATTCAATAGTTCCTGTTGCCGGATACCGGGCAGTACAGTCTGGATACCTGTACATAGATAACGGCAATGGCACTGTGGCAGTTACATTTGTGAAAACATCGGCTGGAGCTGGCCAGGCTGTTTATATTGCCCTGTCACTGATTGGGGGGGCCGCCATTGGATCCGTGGCTGTTTATGCAGTGATGCGCCGCAGAACCTGATGGTGTGCGTCACTTCAACAGGTCGATGAGCTGGCTGGCTTCTTTCCGGTTCAGCTCATCCAAAGTTTTCTTCTTCAGTTTTACCATGAATAACCGTGCAATCTCCTTCTTGTCCTCTGACTTCTGGAGACTCTCTATGTACTTTATCTGCTTCTGGCTCACTGGGATTCCTGAGTTGTCTGCACCTTTTTCAACCGCCATGGATTTGAGCTTTTCTATGAGTTCTGATGCCTCATCCATGTTCAGAAGATTCAGGGAATCTTTTCCATGTGCCTTCAGGAATTCCCTGGCAGCGGCTATTCTCTGTTCGGAGTTCTGCAGGTTCGTGAGAAAGGCAATCTGCTTTCCGGTTGCAAGGGGTTTTCCCGTTGCCTTGCCCTCTTCCCCCTTTGGAACTATCTTTCGCAACTCATCTATAAGCTTCGAGGCTTCGGGAACACTGAGTTCTTCCGTTGACTTTTTTCCTGATTCGGAAAGGAATTTTTCCATGGCTTTTTTACGGTCAGGATTCTCTCCTATGAGCCTGCTTATGAAATTTAACTGATTCCTGGTAGGTGAGCTGGATGGCATAATTGCATGAGTATGACGTTACTGATTAATGTTAGGATAGATGTTTGACCAACCCTGCTAAGGCAGCAGTGCATTCGTGCGTCAAACATCCCTCCACCTTGATCTTTTCAATGCCATGTAGCTCAGTGCCATAGTGAGGGAAATAAGAACCGCCCAGTAAACTCCCTGAACCTCAGGTGAGATGGAAATGAAGTGAGCCGCATTCTGGGCAATCTGCGCTGAATAAGTTGTGGGCGATATGTAGGCAAGGTACCTGAAGGGTAGTGGAATATAGGATATTGGGTAGTATACCGGAGGAATCGTGGTAAGTATTGGCGAGAGTATGCCTGAAAACGCCCAGCTCTGCACAATATCTGATGACAGCGTGGAGAGAAGGAATCCAAGCGATACGGAGAAGGTGAATATTGTGGCCATATCCAGGAAAAGAATCAATGACCCGAGTGCTGTGAGATGGACGAAAAGTATGTTGAACACCACAAGAATTGCCAGTGTGGGTATGGAATATACTATTTCAGAGAGGGCCATTCCCATTATGTATATGCCGGGTCCTGTGGGCGAACTCACAACCATGTCCTGAAGCCTCATGTCATTCTTCAGATGAGACAGGTCACCCTGCATGGAAGTCCCGCTTGATACCATATTCATGATAAGCGCCCCCTCTGCAGCCACCGGAAGGAGCGTCCCATGGCTTGCAAAGGTCACCACAGCCAGTATTGACAGGGGGGCCAGAAGGGTGTTTATCAGGGTCACAGGATAATTTACCATGGCATAAATTGAATTTACAAGGATTGATGCATATATCTGGCTCCCCACATTCCTATTCACCGTTGACACCTCCCTGAACAAGAGATTCGAATATGGTGTTTAGGGAGATTTCCTGCACATTGAACCTGATATGGCTGGCAAGAAGCGATGTCACTATGCCATATGCCTGGTCTTCTGTTGTAAGGACCTGTATCTCCCCGTCATCAAGCCTTCTTACCTGACCCTTGATCTGCGGTATTTCCAGGTTTCCTGCAAAAATCTTGACACTTAGGGGGTATTTGGT
This genomic interval carries:
- a CDS encoding thermopsin, whose product is MHFSIKTGTLFAMVAVFAMLASGGVALQHGGQIASSGVHAVNSTGNVSEISYNLSPEYNLTSLGEPRLNASGGWSSLRNVINSRLDSSSVPSYARYLPNFAVGPEIQNGNVLPSYTSAPAPMGLSSYGLMNQSGTLVPYTYSTSSFQGTINLSSVQEFYMGSDAPHSFSIQLNSVLNNVTLFGVTGYQYWTQNVVDYSSMTGQLTFVDNIWNFSSPSAVINGNEFHSYNGTVVPGVYYYDIGPTLHIKPPFTLSLYLNTTTLGNRNTVFFNYSISGRLENGTLISKSGSYDQVQFNSSSPGSGPIPSADFQVSGSHLTGTGFIPMDAEFIIGGPGGGSTADFYNISGSMSLDYRNSSGRYTPVGSAYNAGSETGETSSGIGMYYSNHTAYLSTGPSFVEGLWNISNNPGVVSIQGRVGPSNAFVMVSDSRVMNNATAQWAPAGTYGNFDYHISPGNYSMEFLLSYHNPSFVNDMTLLSGYTHNVGTISLGVNFSRGVYTPLYSFSNAQLRNLSNAGNGTASSPFQIPGPLELAANGIPAQAQLSSVFSRVNDYLYPVFYGIIQTNTTNYTLYNGFRTAQGNSPFEISLPLTDLASITQEFDVPTVNFLPEVFYAASNVTISNSTISGWFSTIVYNNYTLDNVPPVASLMLWNTTHSLIERNSVESQGSGILIYNQNSTISDNYVWNNTFSNYPYVYAGDYYGYAPIGLVVESSGNTIYNNEFTSTIPLVSISGRGANIYNGGNATYTDRFNITRESSSKLAHFNGVTLSGSILNTSYQGGNYFYNYFGNGTVPYNGSGVGFVFNGQGIFNGSMNDGYSYNPLTLPSYATNVTATGLPASTETYFDLNNAIYNISYGQHYTVYLPNGTYFLSGFALVSPQVEFLPSTYMGKLLLTVGSFQALGPVMNITLRYEEYVNLTVTERGLPAGTQWGFSVPAAGEGFELASDNISMFLPASQEYEIIPQSVSGYYSSPLDIGPLYSPGTATLTYSRLPASISGNFTVIFSESGLAGGTVWKIQIGQQTFSTTNSTMAIYGFENGNYSYSIVPVAGYRAVQSGYLYIDNGNGTVAVTFVKTSAGAGQAVYIALSLIGGAAIGSVAVYAVMRRRT
- a CDS encoding DUF1018 domain-containing protein, with the protein product MPSSSPTRNQLNFISRLIGENPDRKKAMEKFLSESGKKSTEELSVPEASKLIDELRKIVPKGEEGKATGKPLATGKQIAFLTNLQNSEQRIAAAREFLKAHGKDSLNLLNMDEASELIEKLKSMAVEKGADNSGIPVSQKQIKYIESLQKSEDKKEIARLFMVKLKKKTLDELNRKEASQLIDLLK
- a CDS encoding ABC transporter permease, with translation MNRNVGSQIYASILVNSIYAMVNYPVTLINTLLAPLSILAVVTFASHGTLLPVAAEGALIMNMVSSGTSMQGDLSHLKNDMRLQDMVVSSPTGPGIYIMGMALSEIVYSIPTLAILVVFNILFVHLTALGSLILFLDMATIFTFSVSLGFLLSTLSSDIVQSWAFSGILSPILTTIPPVYYPISYIPLPFRYLAYISPTTYSAQIAQNAAHFISISPEVQGVYWAVLISLTMALSYMALKRSRWRDV